The nucleotide sequence GCCGTATTCCTCGGGGATCGAGCAACACAGCAACCCGAGCCTCCCGGCCTCCCGCCACACCTCACGATCGACGTGCTGTTGTGCTTCGAACCGGTCACGATGCGGGACCAGGGATTTGGCGAAGAACTTGTCGGCGAGTTCGCCGAGTGCGTTGACCTCGTCGTCGCGCCACGCGCTGGTGTAAGTCGTGTTCATCGTGATCAGGCCTCGAATCCGCCGCCGGCGACCAGGAGCTGCCCGCTGACGTAATCGGCCTCCGGATAGGTCAGCATCGCCACCGCTCCGGCGGCCTCGTCGGGGGTACCGGGGCGCCCGAGCGGGATCATCATTTCCGCCGCCGCCAGCAGGCCGGGGTTGACCCCGACCTTGATCTCGCGGCCCTCGATCTCGATGGTTGAATTGCCGTCTGCCGCTGCGGAAGTCAGCCGGGTCTCGATGAACCCGAAGGCCACCGCGTTGACGTTGACGTTGTAGCGACCCCATTCCTTGCACAAAGTCTTGGTCATGCCGATGATGGCCGCCTTGGCCGAGGAGTAGTTGACCTGCCCGGGATTCCCGGTCAGACCGGCCACCGAGGAGATGTTGACCACCTTGCGGTAGACCCGGGTGCCGGCCTCCTTCTCGGCCTTGGCCGCCTTGCTGATCACCGGTTGTGCGGCGCGCAGGATGCGAAACGGCGCCTTGAGATGAACGTCGAGGATCGCGTCCCACTGCTCGTCGGTCATCTTCTGGATGACCGAATCCCAGGTGTAGCCGGCGTTGTTGATGATGATGTCGAGGCCGCCGAACTCCGACGTCGCGGTGCCGACGAACCGTTCGCCGAAGCCCTCGGCGGTGACGCTCCCGGCGCAGACCACCGCGTTGCCACCGGCTTTGGTGATTTCCTCGACGACCGCGTTGGCCGGGTCGGTGTCGAGATCGTTGACCACGACGTTGGCGCCTTCGCCAGCGAGCTTGAGCGCGATCGCGCGTCCGATGCCGCGGCCCGAGCCGCTGACTATGGCCGTCTTCCCGTCCAGCTTTCCCATTCTGGGTGTCCTTTCGTTGTTCAATCGAGTGCGACGACGGCGCTGCCGAGCAGCGTCACCGTGCCGTCGGGCAGGCTGACCTGGAGGTCGAGAGTCGCTTGGCGCTCGCCGTCAACCTCGTTGATCGAGGCAACGGTGCCGGTACAGGTCGGCCGGCCGTGCACCGGGGTGATCGCGGCGAACCGCACCTGGAACGAGCGAAGTTGTTGTTGCGGAACAACGTTGGTGAGCAACCGGGCCAGGTAGGCCATCGACAACATGCCGTGCGCGAACACGTCGTCGAGCCCGGCCGAGCGGGCGACGTCGAGGTCGATGTGAATGGGGTTGTGGTCGCCGGAGGCACCGGCGAACAGCGCCAACGTGGTCCGCGAAATCGGATCGATCGCCAGCGGCGGCAATTCGGCGCCGACCTCGGGTACAAATGACGCCATCAGTTCGCCCGCCGGTTCTGCACCACCGTCGAGCTGCGCATCACGGCAACGACCGCACCGTCCTGATCGGTGACGGTGGTCTCGCGCACGACGAATTCGAGCAGTCCGCCCTTTTTCTCGTAGATGTCGGCGATGCGGCTCACCGCGGTCAACTCGTCGCCGGCAAACGCCATCCGCCGATAGTCGAACTTCTGCTCTCCGTGCAACACGGTGCGCAGGTCCACCCCGAGTTCGGTGACAAAGGCGAATGGATCCGGCGCCTCGAGTTCGATCCCGAAAAAGAAGGTCGGCGGGACTGGCAGGTCGCGGTACCCGGCCTGCTTGGCCGCGTCGACGTCGGTGTAGACGGGTTGATCCTGTCCGGTTGCCTTGGCGAAGTTGCGCAGCCGACTGCGGGTCACCAACAGCGACACAGGCGGAAACTCGCGGCCGATGAAAGAACGATCAATGCTCATCGATCAGCTATCTGAGGTTGAATCCCCGTATACATAGCGGGGCAATTCGCGCCGTTACCCGGCATTCTGAGCGGGAGCCTCTCGTCGGTGAGCAGATAGTGGCCACCTTAACAGATATTTACTTATAGGCAAGCGCCCCTGACCTGCGGGGACGGCGCTGACATGGTCGCGCGACGCGGCCGGTGTGGCTCTCGGAACAGCCGCTGACGGGAGGTAGTCCTCATCGCATCTCCGCTGCAGGCCCGGGGTTTCCTATCATTTGGTGATGAGCGTCGGCGCGCGGGATAGCCTTCATGCCGGGTCGTCGCCGGCCTTCGCCGCGCAGGATGCGGTCAGGTTTCGCGCGGCTGGCTGGTGGTCGGACTCCACGCTGTCGGACGCGGTGCGTCGTAACGCTCAGCGGTCACCGGATCGGCTAGCCTATGTTGATCACCAGGGTTCGTCGCTGACGTGGCGCGAATTCGACAGTGCGGCAAGCGTTCTGGCGGGACAGCTGGCCGGCGTCGGTATTGCGCCGGGCGACCGGGTCGCGGTGTGGCACGGGGATTCGGCCGCCCTTCACGTGCTGTTCGTGGCGGTTGAACGCTGTGGGGCTGTCGTCGTCGGCATCGGGGCGCGCGCCGGCACCCGCGAGGTTGCCGCGATACTGGCGAATTCGCAGCCCAAGGTACTGATCGTCGATCAGCAGCGCAGCGGTACCGCCGCCTCCGCAGCCCTGGGTGTGCCCACGCTGACCATGGGGCACGCGGCCGACGCCGCGCGCCTTTGCACCGAGGTGGAGCCCAAGGCGGTGGGGGTCGAATGGCAACTCGGCGCCGACGACGTCTTCCTGATCAATTCGACTTCGGGCACGACGGGCCTGCCCAAGTGCGTCGTGCATACCCAGAACCGCTGGCACTACTTTCACCAGAAGGCCGTCGCCAACGGCCTGCTGACGGCGGATGACATCTTCTTGCCGGTCATACCAATGCCTTTCGGCTTCGGAATATGGACCAGCCACACCACCCCGATCTATCTGGGTGCGACGTCGGTCATCTTGAACCGGTTCAGTACGCGGGCCGCGTGCGAGGCGATAGCCACCCACCGGGCAAGCGTATTGTGCTGTGTCAGCACGCAATTGACGATGCTGATGACCGACCCGGCGTCTCGCGACTACGATTTGAGTTCGCTGCGGGTCGTGTTCGCCGGCGGCGAGGCGCTACCGTATCGGCCGGCCGCCGAGTTCGAGGAACTCACCGGTGCGAAGATTCTGCAGTTTTATGGCTCGAACGAAACCGGCCTGCTGAGCGGGACCACGCTGGACGATCCGCTGCAACAACGGCTGCGCACCGGTGGGCGGATCGTGCCGGAAATGTCGGTGCGGCTTTTCGACGGCGATCGGGATGTCACCGCCACCGGACGTGGCCAACCCGCGTGCCGGGGGCCCGCGACGAGCCTCGGCTACCTCGGGGGCACCGACCACGACAAGCTGTTCACCCGAGACGGGTGGATGCGGATGGGCGATATCTGCGAGATCGACGCCGACGGGTATTTGACCGTCACCGGCCGAACCTCCGATTTCATCCTGCGCGGCGGCAAGAACATCAGCGCGGCGCAGGTCGAGGACGCCGTCACCAGTCATCCAGCGATCGCGGTCGCCGCGGCCGTCGCGATGCCCGACCCGGTGTTCGGCGAAAAGGTCTGTGTCTACACCGAACTCGCTCATTCGCGCACCATCGAGTTGCCGGAGCTCGTCGAGCATCTCCTGGCGTCGGGGGTCTCCAAGGAACTGCTGCCCGAACGGCTGATCATGGTCGACGAACTACCCCGCTCGTCCGGTGGGAAGATCGCTAAAGGTGAGCTCCGTGAGGATATCCGGATCAGGATGGAGGCCGAGCATGAATGCTCCTGACGCGCGGCGCGGCGGGCTAGAGGTGTGGGCACCGTCGGTGGTCCCCCCAATCGGCGTCGAGTTGTCCGACGAACAGGCGCTCGCGGTGGCCTTTCGTCATCTGGCCGCCATCGGCTTCGCCGAAAACATGGCCGGACACATCACCTGGCAGCCCGACGGACAGACCGACATGTTCGTCAATCCGTGGGGCCTGTGGTGGGCCGAGCTCACCGCGTCGGACATCTGTGTGGTGGACGCCGACGCGCGGTGGTGCGCGGTCGGTGGGACGTCACCCCGGCGATCCACATCCACACCGAATTGCATCGGGTCCGCGACGACGCCCGGGTGGTGATCCACAATCATCCGTACTACGTGTGCGTGCTCGCCGCGCTGGGCCGGCTGCCCGAACTGGTGCACCAGACCGGTGCGCTGTTCCTCGACGACATGTGTCTGGTCGACACCTACGACGGCGAGGTCGACAGCGCGGCCCGGGCCGCCGAACTCGCGGCCCGCATCGGCGGGGCCAAGCTGACGATCCTGGCCAATCACGGCGTCATCGCCACCGGCCGCAGCCTGCCCGAAGCCGTCTACCGGGCGGCGTCGATCGAACGAGTTTGCAAACTGGCCTATGACGTCATGCTCACCGGCCGCGAACCGGTGCAGATGAATTGGTCCGACATGGCGGGCATGCAACGGTCGCTCATCGAACGCGCCGCGGACGTCTACTGGGCGGGCGCGGCGCGGATGACCATTAAGGCGGACCCCGATGTGCTCAAGTAACCCCGGCTGCTCGCGCCACCAAAAGGAGGGTGACGAGTGAAATCGATCGACGAGCTGGCCGCCAACCTGACCTTCACCAAAGCCAAGACCGGCGACGATCGTTCGGTCACGTTTCTGCCTGACCCGCCGCGCGCGCACCGCCGCTACACGGTGATCTCGGTCGACGACCACATCGTCGAACCCCCGGACACCTTCACCGGCCGGCTGCCGCGCAAGTTCGCGGACCGCGCGCCCAAGGTCGTCGACACCGACCGGGGCGGCCAGACCTGGGTCTACGACGGACAAGAACTGCCCAACGTGGGATTCAACGCCGTCGTCGGCCGCCCGGTGTCCGAGTATGGCTTCGAACCGGTCCGATTCGACGAAATGCGCAGGGGCGCGTGGGATATCCACGAACGCGTCAAGGACATGGACCTCAACGGCATCTACGCCTCGCTGAACTTCCCGTCCTTCCTGCCGGGTTTCGCCGGCCAGCGGCTGCAGCAGGTAACCAACGACCGCGACCTCGCGCTGGCCTCGGTCCGCGCCTGGAACGACTGGCATCTCGAGGTCTGGGCAGGCTCATACCCGGACCGCATCATTCCCTGCCAGCTGCCGTGGCTGCTGGACCCCGAACTGGGCGCAACCATGATCTATGAGAACGCCGAGCGCGGGTTTCATGCCGTCACCTTCAGCGAGAACCCCGCGATGCTCGGCCTGCCGAGCATTCACTCGGGTCACTGGGATCCGATGATGGCCGCCTGCGCCGAGACGGGCACCGTGGTGAACCTGCACATCGGCTCGTCGGGTTCGTCCCCATCCACCACCGAGGACGCGCCCCCGGACGTGCAGGGCGTGCTGTTCTTCGCCTACGCCATTTCGGCGGCGGTCGACTGGCTGTACTCCGGCCTGCCCAGCAGGTTCCCCGATCTCAAGATCTGCCTGTCGGAAGGCGGAATCGGTTGGGTCGCAGGATTGCTGGATCGCCTCGACCACATGCTCAGCTACCACGCGATGTATGGCACCTGGCAGGCGTTGGGTGAAACATTGACTCCCGCAGAGGTTTTCACGCGCAACTTCTGGTTCTGCGCGGTGGAGGACAAGTCGTCCTTCGTCCAGCGTGACCGGATCGGGGTGGACAACATCATGTTGGAAGCCGACTATCCGCATTGCGACTCGACCTGGCCGCACACCCAACAAACGATCCACGACGAAATCGGCGATCTGCCGCACGACGTCATCCGCAAAATCACCTGGGCCAACGCCGCACACCTGTATAGCCATCCGGTGCCCGTCGAGGTTCAGCAAGACCCCAACGCCTTTTAGCCTGAAATGCCGGACAAAGTAGCGGGATTTTCCTACGGTTGCTGAGTGCAGGCATCCGTGCTCGCGGGACCGCAGGCCATGTTGGCGGCCGCCGCCGACGTGGCCGACGTAGGTTCGGCGATCAACGATGCCAGCGCGGCCGCCGCCGGCCCCACCACCGGTGTGCTCGAGGCGGCAGCGGATGAGGTTTCGGCATCTGTCACGGCCCTGTTCAACTCCTATGCCCGCGAGTACCAGGCCCTCATCAAGCAAGCCGCGGCGTTTCACGGCACGTTTGCCCGGTTGCTGGCCGCCGCCGGCAACGCCTACGCGGCGACCGACGCGGCGGCCTCCAAAGCGCTGGCCGGCCCCCTGACCGGCGGCGAGCCGATACCCGTCGGGATTTCGTTGATCATGGGACCCACCGACATACCGACACCGACACCGCGGTACCTGAACGAGGTTTACCGCCTTTACATTTCGCCCAACTTCACCACCACGAACCTCCAGGTCCTGACCACACCCAACCAACTGTTTCCGATCACCGGTCTGCGGAGCATGACCCTGGACCAGTCGGTGCGCCAGGGCCTCGCGATCCTCGACAAGGCGATATTGCAGGCGTATGACGACGGGATCACCCCCATCAACGTCTTCGGCTACTCGCAGAGCGCGGTTGTCGCCTCGCTGGAAATGCCGAAACTCGTGGCGGCCGGCATCCCGAGCCCGGACGTGAACTTCGTGCTGGTCGGGGATCCGATGAATCCCAACGGCGGCATGTTCACCCGCTTTCCCGGCCTGGGCCTGCCGCATCTGGGCGGGATGTATTCGGGCGGGACCCCGTCGAACGACTACCCGACCGTCATCTACACCGGGGAATACGACGGCTTCGCCGACTTCCCGCGCTACCCGATCGATGTGCTCGCCGACGTCAACGCCCTCATGGGTGTCCTCTACGTGCACAACCTGTATCCGACGTTCACGGACGCGCAGCTCGCGTCGGCGGTCGAGTTGCCCACGTCGGGACCGACGATGACCACCTACTACATGATTCCCACCGAGAACCTGCCGCTGTTGGAGCCGCTGCGCGCCATACCCGTCATCGGCAACCCGATCGCAGACCTGCTTCAGCCCGACCTGAGGTATCTCATCAACTGGGGTTACGGCGATCCGGCCTATGGCTATTCGACAGGTCCGGCGAACGTGGTCACCCCGTTCGGGTTCCTGCCGCCACACTCCGCGACCGTTGCGCTGCAGCACGATCTGGTCATCGGAACCCAGCAGGGCATCGCCGATGCCGCCGCCGACCTGCGGGCCGAGGGATTCCCGACGCTGTTTACGGTCAAACGGTGACGGTCTGCGTATCTCGGGATTGTCGCGGCCACGACGCCGCCGGAGTGTTCGAGATCGGGGCGTCGCCATCATCAGTTGTGTCCCACGCGCTTTGCACGGGAGGGGAAGCGAACATGACGGCAGCGAAAGTTGACTTCAGCTCGGTCAGGTGGGGCTCGGTGGAGTGGACGAACCTGGTCACCCTGTACCTGCGCGCGTATGAAAGCCATTCGCACCGACCAATTCTGGGTGACCAGGCAGCCGCCGAGGCCCTCGATCGCATCGACTACGACTTTAAGCGCATACATCGGAGCTCGCTGCCGGCGTCCAACCAGTACCTGGTCGCGCTGCGGGCAAGGCAGCTCGATGACTGGGCTACCGCCTTTCTCGCGCGTCACCCCGATGCCGTCGTCGTGCACCTGGGTTGCGGCCTCGACGGGCGAGCATTTCGGATCGCGCCACCGGGACTTTGGTTCGACATCGATCAGCCGGCCGTCATCGAGCTGCGTCGGCGGCTGTACGACGACACCGACCGCTATCGGATGATCGGCTCGTCGGTGACCGATCCGCAATGGCTCGACCAAATCCCGACCGGTCACCCGACCTTGGTCATCGCTGAAGGATTGCTGATGTACCTGTGGGAGACCGATGTTCGTCAGCTGGTCGAGCGCCTGACCGACCGGTTCGCCTCCGGCGAGATGCTCTTCGACACGCTGCCACCGATCGCGCCGCGGATGTCCAAACTGCTCACCAAAGGCATCACCAAATGGGGCATCCGCGACGCTCGCGACATGGAGAAGTGGAACCCGAAGCTCAAATTCCTCGAGCAGACGTCCGTGCTCTCCGGCTACCCGAAGATCCCATCGACGCCAGTGCGCTTGATTTACCGCCTGTTCGCCGCCCTGCCCGTCGCGGCCTACGACGTGCTCAACCGCTTCGAATACGGGCGTCGTTGAGTCCGCCAGGCCGACCTGACAGGATGCTTCACCGTGAAGCGACCCAACTTTCTGGTCATCGTGGCAGACGATCTCGGCTATTCGGACATCGGCGCCTTCGGCGGCGAAATCAGCACCCCCAATCTGGACCGGCTGGCCTACGCGGGCACCCGGTTCACCGATTTTCATTCGGCGCCGGCCTGCTCGCCCACCCGGGCGATGTTGTTGAGCGGAACCGATCACCACATCGCCGGGATCGGCACGATGCTCGAAGTCGCGGGCCCCGCATTCCGCGGCGCCCCCGGCTATGAGGGCTATCTCAACGACCGGGTCGCGGCCCTGCCCGAACTACTGCGCGACGCCGGCTACTTCACGCTGATGTCCGGCAAATGGCATCTCGGTAGCACCATCGACAGGTCTC is from Mycobacterium conspicuum and encodes:
- a CDS encoding SDR family NAD(P)-dependent oxidoreductase codes for the protein MGKLDGKTAIVSGSGRGIGRAIALKLAGEGANVVVNDLDTDPANAVVEEITKAGGNAVVCAGSVTAEGFGERFVGTATSEFGGLDIIINNAGYTWDSVIQKMTDEQWDAILDVHLKAPFRILRAAQPVISKAAKAEKEAGTRVYRKVVNISSVAGLTGNPGQVNYSSAKAAIIGMTKTLCKEWGRYNVNVNAVAFGFIETRLTSAAADGNSTIEIEGREIKVGVNPGLLAAAEMMIPLGRPGTPDEAAGAVAMLTYPEADYVSGQLLVAGGGFEA
- a CDS encoding MaoC/PaaZ C-terminal domain-containing protein, with product MASFVPEVGAELPPLAIDPISRTTLALFAGASGDHNPIHIDLDVARSAGLDDVFAHGMLSMAYLARLLTNVVPQQQLRSFQVRFAAITPVHGRPTCTGTVASINEVDGERQATLDLQVSLPDGTVTLLGSAVVALD
- a CDS encoding MaoC family dehydratase N-terminal domain-containing protein is translated as MSIDRSFIGREFPPVSLLVTRSRLRNFAKATGQDQPVYTDVDAAKQAGYRDLPVPPTFFFGIELEAPDPFAFVTELGVDLRTVLHGEQKFDYRRMAFAGDELTAVSRIADIYEKKGGLLEFVVRETTVTDQDGAVVAVMRSSTVVQNRRAN
- a CDS encoding class I adenylate-forming enzyme family protein is translated as MSVGARDSLHAGSSPAFAAQDAVRFRAAGWWSDSTLSDAVRRNAQRSPDRLAYVDHQGSSLTWREFDSAASVLAGQLAGVGIAPGDRVAVWHGDSAALHVLFVAVERCGAVVVGIGARAGTREVAAILANSQPKVLIVDQQRSGTAASAALGVPTLTMGHAADAARLCTEVEPKAVGVEWQLGADDVFLINSTSGTTGLPKCVVHTQNRWHYFHQKAVANGLLTADDIFLPVIPMPFGFGIWTSHTTPIYLGATSVILNRFSTRAACEAIATHRASVLCCVSTQLTMLMTDPASRDYDLSSLRVVFAGGEALPYRPAAEFEELTGAKILQFYGSNETGLLSGTTLDDPLQQRLRTGGRIVPEMSVRLFDGDRDVTATGRGQPACRGPATSLGYLGGTDHDKLFTRDGWMRMGDICEIDADGYLTVTGRTSDFILRGGKNISAAQVEDAVTSHPAIAVAAAVAMPDPVFGEKVCVYTELAHSRTIELPELVEHLLASGVSKELLPERLIMVDELPRSSGGKIAKGELREDIRIRMEAEHECS
- a CDS encoding amidohydrolase family protein translates to MKSIDELAANLTFTKAKTGDDRSVTFLPDPPRAHRRYTVISVDDHIVEPPDTFTGRLPRKFADRAPKVVDTDRGGQTWVYDGQELPNVGFNAVVGRPVSEYGFEPVRFDEMRRGAWDIHERVKDMDLNGIYASLNFPSFLPGFAGQRLQQVTNDRDLALASVRAWNDWHLEVWAGSYPDRIIPCQLPWLLDPELGATMIYENAERGFHAVTFSENPAMLGLPSIHSGHWDPMMAACAETGTVVNLHIGSSGSSPSTTEDAPPDVQGVLFFAYAISAAVDWLYSGLPSRFPDLKICLSEGGIGWVAGLLDRLDHMLSYHAMYGTWQALGETLTPAEVFTRNFWFCAVEDKSSFVQRDRIGVDNIMLEADYPHCDSTWPHTQQTIHDEIGDLPHDVIRKITWANAAHLYSHPVPVEVQQDPNAF
- a CDS encoding PE family protein, whose amino-acid sequence is MQASVLAGPQAMLAAAADVADVGSAINDASAAAAGPTTGVLEAAADEVSASVTALFNSYAREYQALIKQAAAFHGTFARLLAAAGNAYAATDAAASKALAGPLTGGEPIPVGISLIMGPTDIPTPTPRYLNEVYRLYISPNFTTTNLQVLTTPNQLFPITGLRSMTLDQSVRQGLAILDKAILQAYDDGITPINVFGYSQSAVVASLEMPKLVAAGIPSPDVNFVLVGDPMNPNGGMFTRFPGLGLPHLGGMYSGGTPSNDYPTVIYTGEYDGFADFPRYPIDVLADVNALMGVLYVHNLYPTFTDAQLASAVELPTSGPTMTTYYMIPTENLPLLEPLRAIPVIGNPIADLLQPDLRYLINWGYGDPAYGYSTGPANVVTPFGFLPPHSATVALQHDLVIGTQQGIADAAADLRAEGFPTLFTVKR
- a CDS encoding class I SAM-dependent methyltransferase produces the protein MTAAKVDFSSVRWGSVEWTNLVTLYLRAYESHSHRPILGDQAAAEALDRIDYDFKRIHRSSLPASNQYLVALRARQLDDWATAFLARHPDAVVVHLGCGLDGRAFRIAPPGLWFDIDQPAVIELRRRLYDDTDRYRMIGSSVTDPQWLDQIPTGHPTLVIAEGLLMYLWETDVRQLVERLTDRFASGEMLFDTLPPIAPRMSKLLTKGITKWGIRDARDMEKWNPKLKFLEQTSVLSGYPKIPSTPVRLIYRLFAALPVAAYDVLNRFEYGRR